The window GTGTGCCGGCCATGCGCCTGCTGATTGTGCCGACCATGGCGCTGCTCGCCCTTGCCGTGTTCATGACGGCGTCGCGTAGCGGCCTGTTGGGGTTGCTGGTGTGCACCGCGGCGATCACGGTCGACGGCGGGTTCAATCTGCGCAAGCTGTTGAGCATCGGCCTTGCCGCGGCGCTCCTGGTCGTGATGGTGGTGCAGTTCGTGCCGGAGAAAAGCCTCGAACGAATCACCAACCTGCCAGGGACTTCGACGGCGGACACCGGCGAGGGCTCGGCGTCGATCGAGCGCCGCCAGGGCGCGGTAGGCCTGGCCGTCGACATCTTTCGCGACAACCCGGTCCTGGGCGTCGGTATGGGCAACTGGCACGTGGTGCGCTTCCTCAAGGACCCGGGCTATGCGGCCGGGTCGCCCCACAACTCCTATCTCCTTACGCTCGTGGAGGGGGGGCCGTTCGCTTTACTCGCGTTTCTCGTGTTGCTGTGGTGGACTTGGCAGAACTTGCGCTTTGCGGAGAGCTACGTGAGCGAACCTTTCTCGCCCCTGGGCGAGCTGGAATGGATCGTCAAGAGTTCGAAAGTCAGCCTCCTGGTGCTGGTCTTCTTCTCGATGGTTGCCGATCTCTGGAATCTGGTCGTTCTCTTTATGCTGGTGGGCTTCGGTGTCGTGGCTCGGCGACTGGTCGAGCAGTCGATGCGCGAAGAAGCTGCGGCAGCCTGACGGCCGCCCGGCATTGCGGACTGAGACTGTGGTGACGTTGCAGGCATATGCGGGTTTCCTGCAGGCGCTCGGGCACCGAGTGGTGCAGACGCGGAGTGCGCACTGGTACGATGCCAGTCGCTGGGTCGCTCTCAGCGCGCCGCCCAACCGGGCTTACGCGCCGGCACCGGACGAGATCCGCGCGGTCATGCGCGGGCTCTCGTGTGTCGGCGTCCGCTATGCCACGGCGTTGCCGGGTCCGGGCAAGCCGAGTTACCAGATCGTTTGCGACACGGCCGGGTACGGCCTCGAAACCCTGAGTGCGAATGCGCGCAGCAAGGTTCGTCGCGGCCTCAAACGCTGCCGTGTCGAACCCGTGGCGAGCAGTGTCGTCGCCACCGCCGGTAAGCAGGCGCATGCCGATACGGTCGGCCGTCAGGGCCGGGAAGGTGTGCTCGACGGACCTCGCTGGGACCGATTCTGGAAGGCGGTCGGTTCGACACCCGGCTTCGAGGTCTGGGGGGCGTGGTGCGGCGACGATCTGGCGGCGTTTCTCGTTAGCGTGACGTTTGCCGACTGTGTGGAGTTCCTGCTGGCGCGCTCGCGCAGCGATCACCTCGGGGCATACCCGAATAACGCGCTCCTCTTCTCGGTAACCGAAGAGATGTTGAGCCGGCGCGGCGTCGGTCGGATCACCTTCGGCCTGGAATCGCTGGAGGAGGTCGGCCCACTGGATCAATTCAAGTTTGGGATGGGGTTCCGCGCCGAGCCGCTCTGTCAGCGGGTGGTGCTGCACCCGGTCGTGCGCGCCGTCCTGCGTCCGGCGCCGATGCGCAGCGCCGTGCGGCGCTGGGCGGAACGGCGCGAGGATGCGGTGTTCTGGCGCAAGGCCGCCGGCATCCTGCGCTTCGCCGAGGACGGTGGGTGGTGAGCCCGGCAATGGGCAAGCTTGCGTATCTTTTCCCGGCCTTTCCGGTGTTCCATCAGACATTCGTCCTGTGGGAAGTCCTGGGGTTGCAGCGCAACGGTCTCGCGCCGGTGATCTATTCGCTGCGGCGTCCGCCGGCCGGTCGACAGCAACCCGAGGCCGAAGCCGTGGCGCGTAGCGTGCGCTACCTGCCCGCGGCTTTGTCGGCCGCCGTTCGCCGTGCGAACTGGCGCGCGCTGCGCCGGGCGCCGGGTCGTTATCTGGGGCTGTACGCCGACGTGGTGCGGGCGTGGCGAACGGGCCCCGCGGGCTCGGTGCGGGACGACGGATGGGAACCCGGTCGCGTACGTTTCTACGACCGTTTGCGGGGCTGGTGGAACGGGCACCCCTTGCCCTATTTGGTCAAGTCACTGGCGTTGGTGCCGGTGGCCGTGTACCTGGCGGAACGGCTGCACGACGACGGCGTGGCGCACCTGCACGTCCATTGGGCCAGTTACCCGGCGACCGTGGCGTATGTGATTCACCGCTGGAGCGGTCTGCCGTTCAGTGTCAGCGCGCACGCCTACGACATCTACATGGTGCCGCGCATGCTTCCCGCCAAGGTTCGCGCGGCCCGCTTCGTGGTCACCTGCGCCCGCACGAATGCCGACTACATGCGCCGGATCACCGGTCCGGAGGCGGATGGTAAGGTGCTGGTCAGCTATCACGGCGTCGACGTGACGCGTTTCACGCCGCCCGATTCCGCACCCGCGCGCCGGCCCTTTACGGTCGTCTCGTGCGGACAACTCGAGCGCTACAAGGGGATGCACTTGCTGGTGGAGGCCTGCGCGCAACTGCGGCGCGAAGGTGTCGACCTCGAGTGCTGGATAGTCGGCGACGGACCCTATCGTCCCGTACTCGAGCGGCTCGTCCAGACGCTTGCCGTCGGAGATTGCGTGCATCTAACCGGGCCACAACCGCATGCCGAGGTGGCCGCGCTCCTGCGCCGTGCCGACGTGTTCTCGCTGGCGAGCGAACTGGCCGGCCGGCGCCGTGACGTTATCGCCAACGTAATTGTCGAGGCCATGGCGGCCGGCTTGCCCGTCGTGGTTTCGCGCATTCCCGGGGTCGAGGAGTTGATCGAGGACGGGATAACCGGCTACCTGGTGCCGCCCAATCGGACCGATGCGCTGGCAGAGGTCCTGCGCGGGCTGCTCGAGAATCCGGAGGGGCGCCGGCGAGTCGGCCTGGCCGGACGGCGCCGCGTGTTGCAGGACTTCGATAACCACAAGAACGTACGCGCCCTGGCGCAACAGCTCGCGGCGGCCGTCGGTGCCGCGACGCCGCCCGAGCGAGTGGCCCGCGCGGGCTGACCCCGCGGCCGCCTTCGAGTCACGCTTTCCATGTCCTGGCGCGCGCGCTTGTTGTTGCTGCTGTTCGGCCTGGCGGCCGGTATCGGCACGATCGAAACCGTTCCGCGGCTGTTTTCGTGGCTGATGCCGCGCGGCTTTCGCGGCGTCGAAAGGGTGTACACCGGCCGCGCGCGCTGGGAACAGATGATGATTGCCGATCCGAACCTCGGCTACCGGCCGCGGCCGCGTCTGGATTTCCAGTTTCCCTCCGAGGGTCGCAAGATTCCCATCCGCACGACGGATCACGGGCTCGGCGACGTGGGTTTTCGCGACCTCGGAACGCGGCCGCCGTTCGCGGCGGTCGCCATCGGCGACTCGTTTACCTTTTGCGACGATGTGCCCGCCGATGCGTGCTGGGTACACCAGCTCGGCGCTCTCACCGGGCTACGGATCGGCACGCTCGGCGTCAGCGGCTACTCGACCATGGCCGAGGCACGGCTGCTGGCCCGTTACGCGCCGGCACTGGCTCCCCGGCTGGTTATTCAGACGCTGTTTCCGAACGACTTCATGGACAACGTCCTGTTCGAACGGTGGCGCAGCAGCGGCGCTCCGGATTTCTGGACATGGCGTGCTCAACAAGAAGGTCGCAGCCCGGTGCGGCGCTGGCTGGCCGATCGCTCGATCGTGTACCGCCTCGCGGAAGTCGGTTTGCGGGGCCTCGACGACAAGACGGTGAAGTACCAGGCCGACGGTCTCGATCTCGTCTTCCGCGTCGACCGCTGGTGGTTGGGCGTAACCGAGGGCGACCGTCAAGAGGAATTCGACCGTGGTTGGGCGCTGATGAAGCAGGCACTCGGGGATATCCGTGCCACGAGCGAACGGCTCGGAGCGCACCTGCTCGTGGTCTTGATTCCCATGAAGGAAGAGGTCTACTGGGACATTTTGCGTACGCGGATGCCTGGCAAGGAGGCGTCGAAAGCCGATAGCCCGCTTACCGTCGTGCGCCAGTTCTGTGCGGATACGGGCCTGGCCTGCTGCGATCTTACAGAGGCGCTGCGGACCGAGGCCGACACAGGCAGTCAGGTGTACTTCCGCGTCAGCGGCCACTGGAACGACGCGGGCAACACGGTGGCGGCGAGAGCCATTGCGGCTTGCCTGGCGGAGCGCGGCTGGCTTCCCGGGGACGTGGCGCATGCGGGCTCGTGAACCCGATCGGGGAAGTCCGAGGGCATTGGAGAAGGAAGCTCGGTTATGAACAAGGGCCTGCAGCGCGTCATCAAGCTCGGTCTCGGTGTGATCGTCGGACTTGTCCTGAGCGAGGTGGTCATCCGTGTCATGCCGCGCAGCTTGCTGCCCGCCGAGTTCAAGATCCTCGATCGCGTGTACGACGCTCGCGGTGCATGGCAGGGCATGATGCAGCCCGATCCGGTGCTCGGTTACGCCCTCAAGCCGGATCTCGATATACAGTTTCCCTCCGAGGGGCGCGCCATTCCGATCCGCACGACGACACACGGCCTCGGGAATGTCGGCTTCCGTGACATCGGTACCCAGCCGCCGTTCGCGGCCGTGGCCATCGGGGACTCGTTCACTCTGTGCGACGACGTGCCCGTGGAGGCGTGCTGGGTGAAGCACGTTGCCGATCGCACGGGAATGTCGTTCGCGACCCTGGGCGTCAACGGTTACTCCACCCTCGCCGAAGCTCGCGTCCTCGACCGCTACGGACGAAAACTGCAGCCCCGCCTCGTGCTGCTCGGCATCTTTCCGAACGATTTCAAGGACAACGTTAATTTCGACGAGTGGACGCGAAGCGGCACGGAAGACTTCTGGGTCTGGCTCGGTGCCCGGCGGGGAAGGGGCGAGTTCGGGCGCTGGCTGGCGGACCACTCGATCATCTATCGGATGTTCGATGGCGCCATGCGAGCCCGCGGCCGCGACATCGACAACTTCAAGCAGGGCGATCTCGACTTCGTCTTCCGCCTCGACCGCTGGTGGCTCGATCTGGTGCAGGACACGGAGAACAACCCCGGCTGGCACCTCATGCAGAAGGCCATCCTCGACATTCAGCGGATGTCGAAGGAGATGGGCGCCGAACTCGTCGTGCTCCTGTTCCCCCCCAAGGAGCAGATTTACTGGGACCAGGCGCGCCAATTCGCACCGCCCGAGGCGCGCGACCTGCCGGTGAGTCGCCCGCTCGATGTAGTGCAGCGGTTCCTCGATGCCCAGCACATTCCCGTGTGCCGGTTCGAAGACGCGTTGCGCGCAGAGGCCGCTCAGGGGCGGCAGTTGTATCATCGCATCAGCACGCACTGGAACGACGCCGGTAACGCCGTCGGGGCGCGGGCGGTTCTGCAGTGCCTGCAGGACAAGGGTCTCGTCAAGGAGCCGGCAGGGGGCGCCCGGGCCGCCGCTGTGCACTGAACCCGAGAGCGAGAGGAGCCATGCGGACAGAGAACGCAACAGCAGGGGATGCAGCGGTGGCGGAACGTCAGGTCGCTTTCTATCGCCCGGATATCGGCGAAGAAGAGATCGAAGCGGTGGTGCGGACTTTGCGGTCAGGTTGGCTGACCGTCGGTCCGCAGACGCAGGAATTCGAGCAGGCTTTTGCGGTTGCCGTGGGTGCACCGCACGCCATTGCGGTCAACTCGTGTACCGCGGCGCTGCACCTGGCGCTGGACGCGCTG of the Candidatus Binatia bacterium genome contains:
- a CDS encoding glycosyltransferase; this translates as MSPAMGKLAYLFPAFPVFHQTFVLWEVLGLQRNGLAPVIYSLRRPPAGRQQPEAEAVARSVRYLPAALSAAVRRANWRALRRAPGRYLGLYADVVRAWRTGPAGSVRDDGWEPGRVRFYDRLRGWWNGHPLPYLVKSLALVPVAVYLAERLHDDGVAHLHVHWASYPATVAYVIHRWSGLPFSVSAHAYDIYMVPRMLPAKVRAARFVVTCARTNADYMRRITGPEADGKVLVSYHGVDVTRFTPPDSAPARRPFTVVSCGQLERYKGMHLLVEACAQLRREGVDLECWIVGDGPYRPVLERLVQTLAVGDCVHLTGPQPHAEVAALLRRADVFSLASELAGRRRDVIANVIVEAMAAGLPVVVSRIPGVEELIEDGITGYLVPPNRTDALAEVLRGLLENPEGRRRVGLAGRRRVLQDFDNHKNVRALAQQLAAAVGAATPPERVARAG